In the Drosophila gunungcola strain Sukarami unplaced genomic scaffold, Dgunungcola_SK_2 000001F, whole genome shotgun sequence genome, one interval contains:
- the LOC128263351 gene encoding protein screw: protein MHFVGGTTYVTTNSHIEMPVYQKRPLNEQMEMIDILDLGDRPRRQAEPNLHNSASKFLLEVYNEISEDQEPKEVLHRRHKRSLDDDILISNEDRQEIASCNSILTFSSRAKPEETANELDMHVTFNTNDVPVDLSLVQAMLRIYKQPSLVERRENITVSVYRKLDNRQEYSYRILGSVNTTSSQRGWLEFNLTETLRMWLANRGLPRRNELRISIGDFQLSTFGAGLVAPQASRSNLEPFIVGYFNGPELLVKIQKLRFKRDLEKRRAGGYTQPPPPPPPPVDLYRPPQSCERLNFTVNFKELQMHNWVIAPKKFEAYFCGGGCNFPLGTKMNATNHAIVQTLMHLKQPHLPKPCCVPTVLGAITILRYLNEDIIDLTKYQKAVAKECGCH, encoded by the coding sequence ATGCATTTTGTTGGTGGCACCACTTATGTAACCACCAATAGTCACATTGAGATGCCAGTATATCAGAAACGACCGTTAAACGAACAAATGGAGATGATTGACATCCTGGATTTGGGTGACCGACCGCGACGACAGGCGGAGCCCAATCTGCACAATTCTGCGTCGAAATTCCTGCTGGAGGTGTACAATGAGATTAGCGAGGACCAGGAACCCAAAGAGGTCCTGCATCGGcgtcataaacgctcgctggACGATGACATCCTGATTTCCAACGAGGATCGACAAGAGATTGCCAGTTGCAATAGCATCCTGACCTTTTCGAGTCGAGCAAAGCCCGAGGAAACGGCTAACGAACTGGATATGCACGTAACCTTTAATACCAACGATGTTCCAGTGGATTTGAGTTTGGTGCAGGCCATGCTCAGGATATACAAACAGCCTAGTTTGGTGGAAAGGAGAGAGAACATCACGGTTTCTGTGTACAGAAAATTGGACAACCGGCAGGAGTACTCCTATCGCATCCTGGGCTCCGTGAACACCACCTCCAGTCAGCGTGGCTGGCTAGAGTTCAATTTGACCGAAACTCTGAGAATGTGGTTAGCCAACAGGGGTTTGCCACGTCGCAATGAGCTGAGGATCTCGATAGGCGACTTCCAGCTGAGCACCTTTGGAGCCGGATTGGTGGCTCCTCAGGCCAGTCGCTCCAACTTGGAACCCTTCATCGTGGGCTATTTTAATGGGCCCGAGCTCTTGGTCAAAATACAGAAGCTTCGTTTCAAGAGGGATTTGGAAAAACGCCGGGCAGGTGGTTACACACAAccacctccgccgccgccgccacccgTGGATTTATACAGGCCACCTCAATCCTGCGAGCGACTCAATTTCACTGTGAACTTTAAGGAGCTGCAGATGCACAACTGGGTGATTGCACCCAAAAAGTTCGAGGCATATTTctgcggcggcggctgcaACTTCCCGCTGGGCACCAAAATGAATGCCACCAACCATGCCATTGTCCAAACGCTGATGCACCTGAAGCAGCCGCATCTGCCCAAGCCCTGCTGTGTGCCCACTGTTTTGGGAGCCATCACCATATTGAGGTACCTCAACGAGGACATCATCGACCTGACCAAGTACCAAAAGGCAGTGGCCAAGGAGTGTGGTTGccattaa